In Anaerobranca californiensis DSM 14826, the DNA window GGGTTACCTCGGAGCCGCTCTTTATTTGGTAAAGAATACATTGGCTATAATTCTAAAAGAAGATTTGATATCTTAGAATCATATCTTAAAGGCCTCCTGTAAATAAAAAACAAAGTAAATCCTAAACTAAGATTTACTTTGTTTTAATTTCTATTTATAGGCTAATAGCTTAAATATTATTCAAAGTTTCCTAAAATATTATAGATAGCATTAGTTAAAAGGGCAAATTCTTCAATAGTTAAACTTTCCGCCCTCCTTGAACCGTCTATATTTATACTTTTTAATAGATTATTAAGCTCTTCTTTATTTAGTTTACCTAAGTTTAGTAAATTGTTTAGTAAAGTCTTTCTCCTTTGATTAAAGGCAGTTTTAATTATTTTAAAAAATAGCTGTTGATCTTTAACAAAAATTTTTTCAGTGTTCAATTTAATATTCAATACTGCAGAATCAACTTTGGGAGAAGGAAAAAAAGCTTGGGAAGGAACTTTTGTAATTAGAGTGGGCTTTCCGTAATAATTAACTGCAACTGTTAATGATCCATAGTCTTTTCCCCCTGGTTTAGCACAAATCCTTTGAGCAACTTCTAATTGCATCATTAAAGTTATGCTTTCCCAGGGTAGGTCAGTTTCTAAAATTTTAAAAATTAGTGGTGTTGTTATATAATAAGGTAAGTTTGCTGCAACTTTAATCTTTTTCTCCCCTATATAAGGGGCTAGAATTTCCTTATAATCCACTTTTAAAGCATCGCCATGGATTAACTTTATGTTTGGATATAGTTCAAAATTTTTCTCTAAGATTGGAATTAAAGTTGAATCTATTTCTATAGCATATACTGTTGCCCCTCTTTTTGCCAATTCAACTGCTAAAGTACCAATACCAGGTCCGATTTCTAAAACAACAGAATCACCATCTGCTTCCGTTGCATTTATAATTTTATCTAATATGTTTTTATCTATAAGAAAGTTTTGACCAAATTTTTTCTTAAAGTTAAAACCATTATTATTGATAATTTCTTTTATCTTCGATGCTGAATATAAATTATCCATTATTATCACTCCATTTTTTTTAGGGCTTGTTCAAACTCTTCCCTAGTTATTCCAAAGGAATTTAATCTTTTTAAAAAGGTTTTACTATTTCCATAACCTATTCCTAATATTTCCCCTAACTTTTCCCTTCTCCCTTTAGCATCTGGGCTTTGAGATAATCTATTTTTTATAAGATCATCAATACTGAATATTATACTGTTATCTTTGTTAATAGTCCTCACTTTATTTAAAGCATCCCTTATATCTTGAGGGTCTGCATTCTCAATTCCTATATCACCATTATGGGCTGCTGCCTTTTTAGGTATATAACAATGTTTAACACCAGGAACCTTTGCCTGTATTTTTTTCCTGATTATCTCTCCCATATGATCTGGATCAGTAAATATAATTACAC includes these proteins:
- the rsmA gene encoding 16S rRNA (adenine(1518)-N(6)/adenine(1519)-N(6))-dimethyltransferase RsmA: MDNLYSASKIKEIINNNGFNFKKKFGQNFLIDKNILDKIINATEADGDSVVLEIGPGIGTLAVELAKRGATVYAIEIDSTLIPILEKNFELYPNIKLIHGDALKVDYKEILAPYIGEKKIKVAANLPYYITTPLIFKILETDLPWESITLMMQLEVAQRICAKPGGKDYGSLTVAVNYYGKPTLITKVPSQAFFPSPKVDSAVLNIKLNTEKIFVKDQQLFFKIIKTAFNQRRKTLLNNLLNLGKLNKEELNNLLKSINIDGSRRAESLTIEEFALLTNAIYNILGNFE
- the rnmV gene encoding ribonuclease M5; amino-acid sequence: MEEIKEIIVVEGKNDYHAVKRAFPQAEVIITSGFGLNDEIIERIKLAQQKRGVIIFTDPDHMGEIIRKKIQAKVPGVKHCYIPKKAAAHNGDIGIENADPQDIRDALNKVRTINKDNSIIFSIDDLIKNRLSQSPDAKGRREKLGEILGIGYGNSKTFLKRLNSFGITREEFEQALKKME